From one Ferrovibrio sp. MS7 genomic stretch:
- the glpX gene encoding class II fructose-bisphosphatase: MPSPFARADFPFALRHVTEAAAVAAHDWVGRSEKEAGDGAAVEAMRKALGDININAVVMIGEGEKDNAPLLYRGERIGKGEPEIEIAVDPIEGTTNMANGVDNSMAVMALAPRGAMFDLGPSFYMDKLVLPAAAKGKVDPTWPVKRKLEALAEALNKPVRELRIFVLNRKRHHAMIKEIHAAGARTMLQENGDVAGAFMAVDGGSNVDALFGTGGSPEGVITAIFARAMGGEFFGRVDPQSEDEAAKVKEFGLDSSRWLSGQELVKSDDAIFIATGINSGPLCRGVQIHRGIVRLHTVILMAATQARHDLVSQLRPNPSHQ; encoded by the coding sequence ATGCCGAGCCCGTTTGCCCGCGCCGATTTCCCCTTTGCCCTGCGGCATGTGACCGAAGCGGCAGCCGTTGCGGCCCATGACTGGGTTGGCCGTAGCGAAAAGGAAGCGGGCGATGGCGCCGCTGTCGAGGCGATGCGCAAGGCGCTGGGCGATATCAACATCAATGCGGTGGTGATGATCGGCGAGGGCGAGAAGGACAACGCCCCCCTGCTCTATCGCGGCGAACGCATCGGCAAGGGTGAACCGGAAATCGAAATCGCCGTGGACCCCATCGAGGGCACCACCAACATGGCCAACGGCGTCGATAATTCCATGGCGGTGATGGCCCTGGCGCCGCGCGGCGCCATGTTCGACCTCGGCCCCAGCTTCTACATGGACAAGCTGGTGCTGCCCGCCGCCGCCAAAGGCAAGGTGGATCCGACCTGGCCGGTTAAGCGCAAGCTGGAGGCACTGGCCGAAGCCCTGAACAAGCCGGTGCGTGAGTTGCGCATCTTCGTGCTGAACCGCAAGCGGCACCATGCCATGATCAAGGAAATCCATGCCGCCGGCGCGCGCACCATGCTGCAGGAGAATGGCGACGTGGCCGGCGCCTTCATGGCGGTGGACGGCGGCAGCAACGTGGATGCACTGTTTGGTACCGGTGGCTCTCCGGAAGGCGTCATCACCGCGATCTTCGCCCGCGCCATGGGCGGCGAATTCTTTGGCCGCGTCGATCCGCAGAGCGAAGACGAGGCCGCCAAGGTGAAGGAATTCGGCCTCGACAGCAGCCGCTGGCTTTCGGGCCAGGAACTGGTGAAAAGCGACGATGCCATCTTCATCGCCACCGGCATCAACAGCGGCCCACTTTGCCGCGGCGTGCAGATCCATCGCGGCATCGTGCGGCTGCACACCGTGATCCTGATGGCTGCCACCCAGGCGCGGCACGATCTGGTCAGCCAGTTGCGCCCCAACCCGTCGCACCAATGA
- a CDS encoding alpha-D-glucose phosphate-specific phosphoglucomutase, which produces MNIRSVALQPFAGQKPGTSGLRKKVREFQQPGYLEAFVQSLFDTRADLKGGTLALGGDGRYFNREAVQIILRLAAANGVAHVLLGQGGLLSTPAASAVIRAHDAQGGIVLSASHNPGGPHGDFGIKYNIGNGGPAPEAVTEAIYRRSQEIDRYLTIDAADIDLDRLGAATLGGMRISIIDPVADHAALLQTLFDFDAIRDLLHSGFRMRFDGMHAVTGPYARRVLVDMLGAPESLLLNAVPLPDFGGGHPDPNPAHAEELVGLMPGLDFGAASDGDGDRNMILGPGIAVSPSDSLAVLAANATLAPGYAAGIAGIARSMPTSRAADAVAKQLGLPCFETPTGWKFFGNLLDAGRITLCGEESYGTSSNHVREKDGLWAVLFWLNLLAKRREPVANILAQHWRQFGRHYYSRHDYEAVETATAQAAMADLAKALPGLVGRSIDGMAITQADDFAYTDPIDGSVSKAQGLRVICGEAARVIARLSGTGTEGATVRLYFERFEADPARQHDDVQARLKPLIDFAESQLGLRRRSGRAGPDVVT; this is translated from the coding sequence ATGAACATCCGCAGCGTCGCATTGCAGCCCTTTGCCGGGCAGAAGCCAGGCACGTCTGGCCTGCGCAAAAAGGTGCGCGAATTCCAACAGCCGGGCTATCTCGAAGCCTTCGTGCAGTCGCTGTTCGATACTCGGGCCGATCTCAAGGGCGGCACACTGGCGCTTGGCGGCGATGGCCGCTACTTCAACCGCGAAGCCGTGCAGATCATCCTGCGGCTGGCGGCGGCGAATGGCGTGGCGCATGTGCTGCTCGGCCAGGGCGGCCTGCTCTCGACGCCGGCAGCTTCCGCCGTGATCCGCGCCCATGATGCCCAGGGCGGCATTGTGCTTTCGGCCAGCCACAATCCTGGCGGCCCGCACGGCGACTTCGGCATCAAATATAATATCGGCAATGGCGGCCCGGCGCCGGAAGCGGTGACGGAAGCGATCTATCGCCGCAGCCAGGAAATCGACCGCTATCTCACCATCGACGCCGCCGATATCGACCTCGACCGTCTCGGCGCGGCCACGCTCGGCGGCATGCGCATCTCGATCATCGACCCGGTGGCCGATCATGCCGCGCTGCTGCAGACGCTGTTCGATTTCGATGCCATCCGCGACCTGCTGCATTCCGGCTTCCGCATGCGTTTCGACGGCATGCATGCCGTGACCGGCCCCTATGCCCGCCGTGTCCTTGTGGACATGCTGGGGGCGCCGGAAAGCCTGCTGCTCAACGCGGTGCCGCTGCCGGATTTCGGCGGTGGCCATCCCGATCCCAATCCCGCCCATGCCGAAGAGCTGGTGGGCCTGATGCCAGGCCTGGATTTCGGCGCCGCCTCGGATGGCGATGGCGACCGCAACATGATTCTCGGCCCCGGCATTGCAGTGAGCCCTTCCGACAGCCTGGCGGTGCTCGCCGCCAATGCGACGCTGGCGCCGGGCTATGCTGCAGGCATTGCCGGCATTGCCCGCTCGATGCCGACCAGTCGCGCCGCCGATGCCGTGGCGAAGCAGCTCGGCCTTCCCTGTTTCGAGACGCCGACCGGCTGGAAATTCTTTGGCAACCTGCTGGACGCCGGCCGCATCACCTTATGCGGCGAGGAAAGCTACGGCACCTCGTCGAACCATGTGCGCGAGAAGGATGGGCTCTGGGCCGTATTGTTCTGGCTCAACCTGCTGGCCAAGCGGCGTGAGCCGGTGGCGAATATCCTGGCGCAGCATTGGCGGCAATTTGGCCGGCATTATTATTCACGCCACGATTACGAGGCGGTGGAGACCGCCACGGCGCAGGCAGCGATGGCCGATCTTGCCAAGGCACTGCCCGGCCTGGTCGGGCGCTCGATTGACGGCATGGCGATCACCCAGGCCGATGACTTCGCCTATACCGATCCCATCGATGGCAGCGTTTCCAAGGCTCAAGGGCTGCGCGTGATCTGCGGTGAGGCGGCGCGCGTCATCGCCCGCCTTTCCGGCACCGGTACTGAAGGGGCCACGGTGCGGCTCTATTTTGAACGCTTCGAGGCCGACCCTGCACGCCAACATGATGATGTGCAGGCCCGCCTGAAACCGCTGATCGATTTTGCTGAAAGCCAGCTTGGCCTACGCCGCCGCAGCGGCCGGGCCGGCCCCGATGTGGTGACCTGA
- the pgi gene encoding glucose-6-phosphate isomerase: protein MTLLPPPLSPSIDQTEEWRALAAQAAAERDITLRQLFTADPKRFERFSFQHGDMLLDLSRQRLSAQTLGLLLKLARAADLEGWRERMFAGVHINSTEDRAVLHTALRLPREETLVVDGTDVVQQVHGELDRMEAMVQAVRNGTWRGATGETFRYVVNIGIGGSDLGPRMVVDALAADHEPGLDVKFVSNVDGADLMRVLAGCEPARTLIIVASKTFTTQETMANAASARHWLQQALGEKADWAAHFVALSAAPKAVAAFGLKADRRLTFWDWVGGRYSLWSSIGFPIALSIGMEKFRDLLAGAHAMDEHFRTAPLIGNLPVLMALAGIWNVNFLGFNSLAVLPYDQGLGRLPAYLQQADMESNGKSTDRWGRSVGYATGPLVFGEPGTNGQHAFYQLLHQGTPVVPADFILPLESRYPLGQHHAMLTANVLAQAEALMLGRTLEEVTADLRASGMSDEAAAALAPHKVFSGNRPSALIALPILDPYHLGMLIALYEHKIFCQGVIWGVNSFDQWGVELGKRLAGPILEELTDPSRQPHHDGATSALIALVRRATLR from the coding sequence ATGACCCTGCTGCCGCCCCCCCTCTCGCCCTCCATCGATCAGACCGAAGAATGGCGCGCCTTGGCGGCCCAGGCGGCAGCCGAGCGCGACATCACGCTGCGCCAGCTTTTCACCGCCGATCCAAAGCGTTTCGAACGCTTCTCTTTCCAGCATGGCGACATGCTGCTCGATCTCTCGCGCCAGCGGCTTTCGGCCCAGACACTCGGCCTGCTGCTGAAGCTGGCCCGCGCCGCCGATCTGGAAGGCTGGCGCGAGCGCATGTTCGCTGGTGTGCATATCAACAGCACCGAGGACCGCGCCGTGCTGCATACCGCTTTGCGGCTGCCGCGCGAGGAAACCCTGGTGGTTGATGGCACTGACGTAGTGCAGCAGGTGCATGGCGAACTTGACCGCATGGAAGCCATGGTGCAGGCGGTGCGCAATGGGACCTGGCGCGGCGCCACCGGCGAGACTTTCCGCTATGTGGTGAATATCGGCATCGGCGGTTCCGACCTCGGGCCGCGCATGGTGGTCGATGCCCTGGCCGCCGACCATGAGCCCGGCCTTGACGTAAAATTCGTCAGCAATGTGGACGGCGCCGATCTGATGCGGGTGCTGGCCGGCTGCGAGCCGGCACGCACCCTGATCATTGTCGCCTCCAAGACCTTCACCACTCAGGAAACCATGGCCAATGCCGCCAGCGCGCGGCACTGGCTGCAACAGGCCCTGGGCGAAAAGGCCGACTGGGCGGCGCATTTTGTCGCGCTCTCCGCCGCGCCCAAGGCGGTGGCGGCTTTCGGCCTCAAGGCAGACCGCCGCCTGACCTTCTGGGACTGGGTGGGCGGCCGCTATTCGCTGTGGTCGAGCATTGGCTTTCCCATCGCGCTCAGCATCGGCATGGAGAAATTCCGCGATCTGCTCGCCGGCGCCCATGCCATGGACGAACATTTCCGCACGGCGCCGCTGATCGGCAACCTGCCGGTGCTGATGGCGCTCGCCGGCATCTGGAATGTCAACTTCCTCGGCTTCAACTCCCTGGCCGTGCTGCCCTATGACCAGGGCCTCGGTCGCCTGCCGGCCTATCTGCAGCAGGCCGACATGGAGAGCAACGGCAAGTCCACCGACCGCTGGGGCCGCAGCGTCGGCTATGCCACCGGACCGCTGGTATTCGGCGAGCCGGGCACCAATGGTCAGCATGCCTTCTACCAGTTGCTGCATCAGGGCACCCCGGTAGTGCCCGCGGATTTCATCCTGCCGCTGGAAAGCCGCTATCCGCTGGGCCAGCACCACGCCATGCTCACCGCGAATGTGCTGGCACAGGCCGAGGCGCTGATGCTGGGCCGTACGCTGGAGGAAGTCACCGCCGACCTGCGGGCCAGCGGCATGAGCGATGAGGCCGCAGCGGCCCTGGCGCCACACAAGGTATTCTCTGGCAATCGGCCAAGCGCGCTGATCGCCCTGCCGATCCTTGATCCTTACCATCTTGGGATGCTTATCGCGCTCTACGAGCATAAGATTTTCTGCCAGGGCGTGATCTGGGGGGTGAACTCCTTCGACCAGTGGGGCGTAGAACTGGGCAAGCGTCTGGCCGGCCCGATCCTGGAAGAGTTGACGGACCCGAGCCGGCAACCGCATCATGACGGCGCAACCAGCGCGCTGATTGCACTGGTCCGCCGGGCAACGCTTCGGTGA
- a CDS encoding pentapeptide repeat-containing protein, with protein MSEGTGGSRGSRKKLSHSEIAQAIKAHENYRNGIMGGRRAILSFHDLSNLILSGANLSDADFTGCVLYGTKLQDCNLDRAVLFGADLREADLTGASLVRADLRGACLHGANLTRANLFDADLRDGMIAERDRHGNIHALGFDVGPAEMNGAKMRGANLTSAKMTGSVATHTDFTDAIMIGANLVRANLANANLTGANLAGADLSGASLKGAALTNAVITGAKMQMADLTGANTDGLLSDKPAGKPLEDLGLTPEEALRLHSLWVTSGGKEGKLTDFSGYDLRKLGSLYKALLVGLVANKAVLFGLNMEGALLQGAKLAEADLRNSKLAGADLRGSSLKGAKLAHADLRDANLSALVVGADRYFPANLEGANLRRCDLRGAKLTRANLRGADLTEADLATADLADADLTDAIGFVR; from the coding sequence ATGAGCGAAGGCACAGGCGGATCGCGTGGCAGCCGCAAAAAATTGAGCCACAGCGAGATCGCGCAGGCAATCAAGGCGCATGAGAATTACCGCAACGGCATCATGGGCGGTCGCCGCGCCATATTGTCGTTCCATGATCTTTCCAATCTGATCCTATCTGGCGCCAATCTCAGCGATGCCGATTTCACCGGCTGTGTGCTGTATGGCACCAAACTGCAGGACTGCAATCTTGACCGCGCGGTGCTGTTCGGCGCAGATCTGCGCGAGGCCGATTTAACCGGCGCCAGCCTGGTGCGGGCCGATCTGCGCGGAGCCTGTCTGCATGGCGCCAATCTCACCCGGGCCAATCTGTTCGACGCAGATCTGCGCGATGGCATGATCGCCGAACGTGACCGCCACGGTAACATTCATGCGCTCGGCTTCGATGTCGGCCCGGCGGAAATGAATGGCGCCAAGATGCGCGGTGCCAACCTTACCTCGGCGAAGATGACCGGTTCGGTGGCGACCCATACCGATTTCACCGATGCCATCATGATCGGCGCCAACCTGGTGCGCGCCAATCTGGCCAATGCCAATCTCACCGGCGCCAATCTGGCCGGCGCCGATCTTTCCGGTGCCAGCCTGAAAGGTGCGGCACTGACCAATGCCGTGATCACCGGCGCCAAGATGCAGATGGCTGATCTCACCGGCGCCAACACCGATGGCCTGCTTTCCGACAAGCCGGCAGGCAAGCCGCTGGAAGACCTCGGCCTGACGCCGGAAGAGGCGCTGCGACTGCATAGTCTGTGGGTCACGAGCGGCGGCAAGGAAGGCAAGCTGACCGATTTCAGCGGCTATGACCTGCGCAAGCTTGGCAGCCTCTACAAGGCCCTGCTGGTCGGCCTGGTGGCGAACAAGGCCGTGCTGTTTGGCCTCAACATGGAAGGCGCGCTGCTGCAGGGTGCCAAGCTGGCGGAAGCCGATCTACGCAACAGCAAGCTGGCCGGCGCCGATCTGCGTGGCAGCAGCCTGAAGGGCGCCAAGCTGGCCCATGCCGATCTGCGCGATGCCAATCTCAGCGCGCTGGTGGTTGGTGCCGACCGCTATTTCCCCGCCAATCTGGAAGGTGCCAACCTGCGCCGCTGCGATCTGCGCGGCGCCAAGCTCACCCGCGCCAACCTGCGCGGTGCCGACCTGACGGAAGCTGATCTCGCTACGGCGGATCTTGCCGATGCAGACCTGACCGATGCCATTGGCTTTGTACGCTAG
- a CDS encoding NUDIX hydrolase — MPREYPSAPIVGLGAVVWHEGKVLMIRRGQPPRQGLWSLPGGGQLLGETVEQGIRRELLEETGVEIDLLGLVAVIDSVQRDTEGRVLYHYTIIDYAARWRSGDTVAGDDAAEAAWFTPKELEELDLWEETLRVVEQSRRFLSQ; from the coding sequence ATGCCGCGTGAATACCCCTCCGCTCCGATAGTCGGCCTTGGCGCCGTGGTCTGGCATGAGGGCAAGGTATTGATGATCCGCCGGGGCCAGCCGCCGCGTCAGGGGCTATGGAGTCTGCCGGGCGGGGGGCAATTATTGGGCGAGACGGTGGAACAGGGTATCCGGCGGGAATTGCTGGAGGAGACCGGTGTCGAAATTGATTTACTCGGACTGGTTGCAGTGATCGACTCGGTCCAGCGCGATACGGAAGGCCGTGTGCTGTATCATTACACCATCATCGACTATGCCGCGCGCTGGCGCTCTGGCGACACCGTGGCGGGCGATGATGCGGCCGAGGCCGCCTGGTTTACGCCGAAAGAACTAGAAGAACTTGATCTCTGGGAGGAGACGCTGCGGGTGGTGGAGCAGTCTCGTCGCTTTTTGTCGCAATGA
- a CDS encoding cytochrome P450: MTVTFNARDAAVIADPYPSLHALMEHDPVHWSDKLGGWILTRYDHIRQSLRDRRFSSDRMRPFFDRMPDAERADLRELDASMRLWAVFNDPPAHTRVRGLMNKAFTTSALEAMRPRVAAIVERLLDDLAKRGGETDFIQDFAYPLPAHVIASMLGVPAADVEKLKHWSDHLGAFVLTSRMSADKYRQANSALLEMNAYFTDLVEARRRQPEADVTTGMVQAEQRGDFLSTEELVGACVLLLFAGHETTTHLLGNGLLALLKHPEQMHMLRDDATLAATAIEEMLRWDGPSLAQVRVAAEDIELEGKQIKRGDRVFQMLCAANRDPRVFEQPDRFDIRRQHNPHLTFGYGIHFCIGAPLARLEGQTAFPALLRRLPHIELAAAPDWSDSIVVRGLNSLQISYSAA; encoded by the coding sequence ATGACAGTGACCTTCAACGCCCGCGACGCGGCGGTGATAGCCGATCCGTACCCCTCACTGCATGCCCTGATGGAGCATGATCCGGTGCATTGGAGCGACAAGCTCGGCGGTTGGATACTGACGCGCTACGACCATATCCGCCAGTCCCTGCGTGACCGGCGCTTTTCCTCCGACCGCATGCGGCCCTTCTTCGACCGTATGCCAGATGCGGAACGCGCCGACTTGCGTGAACTTGATGCCAGCATGCGGCTCTGGGCGGTGTTCAACGATCCGCCGGCGCATACAAGGGTGCGAGGGCTGATGAACAAGGCCTTCACCACCAGCGCGCTGGAGGCCATGCGACCGCGCGTGGCAGCCATTGTCGAGCGGCTGCTCGATGACCTCGCCAAACGCGGTGGGGAAACCGATTTCATCCAGGATTTCGCCTATCCGCTACCGGCCCATGTCATTGCCAGCATGCTGGGCGTGCCGGCCGCCGATGTAGAGAAACTGAAACATTGGTCAGACCACCTCGGCGCCTTCGTGCTGACCTCGCGCATGTCCGCCGACAAATACCGTCAGGCCAACAGCGCCCTGCTGGAGATGAACGCCTATTTTACCGATCTGGTGGAAGCCCGGCGGCGCCAGCCAGAGGCAGATGTCACCACCGGCATGGTGCAAGCGGAACAGCGCGGCGACTTCCTTTCCACCGAAGAACTGGTGGGCGCCTGCGTATTGCTGCTGTTTGCCGGACACGAGACCACCACGCATCTGCTTGGCAACGGCCTGCTGGCGCTGCTCAAGCACCCGGAGCAGATGCATATGCTGCGCGACGATGCGACGCTGGCCGCAACCGCCATAGAGGAGATGCTGCGCTGGGACGGGCCATCACTCGCGCAGGTACGCGTTGCGGCTGAGGATATCGAGCTCGAAGGCAAGCAGATCAAGCGCGGCGACCGGGTATTCCAGATGCTCTGTGCGGCCAACCGCGATCCGCGCGTGTTCGAGCAGCCGGACCGTTTTGACATCCGGCGCCAACACAATCCGCACCTGACCTTTGGCTATGGCATCCACTTCTGTATCGGCGCACCGCTGGCACGGCTGGAAGGCCAAACCGCCTTCCCCGCCCTGCTGCGCCGGCTGCCGCATATCGAACTTGCCGCCGCCCCGGACTGGAGCGACTCAATCGTGGTGCGCGGCCTGAACAGCCTGCAGATCAGTTATTCCGCCGCCTGA